Proteins from a single region of Hordeum vulgare subsp. vulgare chromosome 6H, MorexV3_pseudomolecules_assembly, whole genome shotgun sequence:
- the LOC123403402 gene encoding uncharacterized protein LOC123403402, translating into MESEAPAALPEDALAEVLRRLPPHLLPRSRLVCKAWRDAVDDRLRGNLLPRSVRGIFINFEGEYYTEFFSRPSTGPAVDGELGFLPCTGVKVKDHCDGLLLCRESGYGAPPRPREYVVNPATRRWARLPRRPPPHFPGFDHTAHLAFDPAVSPHYQVFVIPRVPSQLPSNGESDDDDDNNPLLELEWPPASYLVDVFSSVTRRWDTTTFIREGEAAGIVADMQFGRWYYRYLYHAVYWQSALYILCEHGYLTRICLCLQTYRVIRLPGASKLIACSNHRLGRSSRGVYCAILDGSTRLQVWYLNESCNRIEWVLKHDTRLKNIYHCNYAQQLGRQWILQSVNPGKEDHEQKYDYDWNSDEDNVLDIDDVVEEAEDVAEEAEDVDEDEHNRYYFFLGFHPYKEVVFLNSAARGLAYDWINSRFQDLGSSWICQGYGIPYGKTDVSFPYTPCWISEFPGNELETLRLDEKLYRNKLELEAQLKEESNFTYTDEYELRKQSGRAKRVKDSAAKIRRGRHIAAR; encoded by the exons ATGGAATCGGAGGCGCCGGCCGCGCTACCAGAAGACGCGCTCGCGGAGGTCCTCCGGCGTCTCCCGCCGCACCTCCTGCCCAGGTCCCGCCTGGTCTGCAAGGCGTGGCGCGACGCCGTCGACGACCGCCTGCGGGGCAACCTGCTTCCGCGCTCGGTGCGCGGCATCTTCATCAACTTCGAGGGTGAGTACTACACCGAGTTCTTCTCCCGCCCCTCGACCGGCCCGGCGGTGGACGGAGAGCTCGGTTTCCTGCCCTGCACGGGCGTCAAGGTCAAGGACCACTGCGACGGCCTCTTGCTTTGCCGCGAGTCGGGCTACGGCGCACCGCCGCGCCCGCGCGAGTACGTCGTTAACCCGGCCACTCGGCGGTGGGCGCGTCTGCCCCGGCGCCCGCCGCCGCACTTCCCAGGATTCGACCACACCGCACACCTCGCGTTCGATCCCGCCGTGTCGCCGCACTACCAGGTCTTTGTGATCCCACGCGTGCCGTCGCAACTACCGTCCAACGGAGAatccgacgacgacgatgacaacaacccgTTGCTGGAACTGGAGTGGCCTCCCGCGTCATACCTCGTCGATGTGTTCTCGTCGGTGACTCGGCGATGGGACACGACAACCTTCATCCGGGAAGGGGAGGCTGCCGGGATCGTCGCCGACATGCAGTTTGGTCGGTGGTATTATCGGTATCTTTATCATGCCGTCTACTGGCAAAGCGCGCTCTACATCCTTTGCGAACATGGCTATCTTACGAG GATTTGTTTATGTTTGCAGACGTACAGAGTAATTAGACTACCAGGTGCCAGTAAATTGATAGCATGTTCCAATCACCGTCTTGGAAGATCATCGCGAGGGGTGTATTGTGCAATACTTGATGGCTCGACCAGACTTCAGGTCTGGTATCTCAATGAATCGTGCAATCGAATAGAATGGGTGTTAAAACATGATACCCGTCTTAAGAACATTTACCATTGCAACTATGCTCAACAACTGGGCAGACAATGGATCTTACAAAGTGTTAACCCCGGCAAGGAGGACCATGAGCAGaaatatgactatgactggaactCTGACGAGGATAACGTTCTTGACATTGACGACGTCGTTGAAGAGGCTGAAGACGTCGCCGAAGAGGCTGAAGATGTCGATGAAGACGAACACAACAGATATTATTTTTTCCTTGGATTTCATCCTTATAAAGAGGTTGTCTTTTTGAATTCAGCAGCAAGAGGACTAGCCTATGACTGGATCAACTCAAGATTTCAGGACTTGGGCAGTTCATGGATATGTCAAGGGTATGGAATACCATATGGAAAGACAGACGTATCTTTTCCATACACGCCGTGTTGGATAAGCGAGTTTCCTGGAAACGAATTAGAAACTCTTCGTTTAGATGAGAAGCTATATAGGAACAAGCTGGAACTCGAGGCTCAACTTAAGGAGGAATCCAACTTTACCTACACGGACGAGTACGAGCTGCGCAAGCAGTCTGGGCGTGCCAAGAGGGTCAAGGACTCCGCCGCCAAGATTCGTCGCGGACGCCACATTGCCGCTCGGTAG